From the Bacillota bacterium genome, one window contains:
- a CDS encoding L,D-transpeptidase family protein, whose product MGRRRMARGVARGARVLVLAFLVVTVVAAVVAAAAAVAAVARRVVLSAAPGPMPSPSASQPTPIAETSRRDPASPASPASRASHVSQESASRPRSYRVVVPKCGETNRRLYLTKPRLKGNDVLELQERLRALGFFSGKPDGVFDLSTDAAVRAFQRAVDLEPDGVVTPDTWLKMATGRAQTLPALTEAEMPSGERRIVVDVTKLTLTLYAGDKVVKQYPIAIGKWHTPTPIGEFAIIEKDYAPGGAFGSRWMGLNVPWGGYGIHGTNRPWSIGTAASAGCIRMFNEDVEELFELVPIKTRVFIVGYEPEGDITRELGPGATGQDVQVLQYYLRREAFDAGPLDGRFGERVEAAVREMQKFYGVPVTGRVGTNELYLLGLR is encoded by the coding sequence ATGGGCAGGAGACGAATGGCGCGTGGGGTGGCGCGTGGGGCGCGCGTGCTCGTGCTGGCCTTTCTCGTGGTGACGGTCGTGGCGGCGGTCGTCGCAGCGGCGGCAGCGGTTGCCGCGGTCGCGCGGCGCGTCGTTCTCTCCGCGGCGCCGGGCCCGATGCCTTCCCCGTCCGCATCGCAGCCGACACCCATTGCAGAAACCTCGCGTCGCGATCCTGCCAGTCCTGCAAGCCCTGCAAGCCGTGCGAGTCATGTAAGCCAAGAGTCAGCGAGCCGCCCACGGTCGTACAGGGTGGTCGTCCCCAAGTGTGGCGAGACGAACCGCCGCCTGTATCTTACGAAACCTCGTCTCAAGGGCAATGACGTATTGGAGCTCCAGGAGCGCCTGCGAGCGCTCGGCTTTTTCAGTGGCAAGCCCGACGGCGTCTTCGACCTGTCCACCGATGCCGCGGTCCGAGCGTTCCAGCGGGCCGTCGACCTCGAGCCTGACGGCGTCGTCACCCCCGACACGTGGCTCAAGATGGCCACGGGCCGTGCGCAAACGCTTCCCGCCCTCACGGAGGCCGAGATGCCCAGCGGCGAACGGAGGATAGTGGTTGACGTCACCAAACTGACGCTGACTCTCTATGCAGGTGACAAAGTCGTAAAGCAGTACCCCATCGCTATCGGGAAATGGCATACACCGACCCCGATCGGCGAGTTCGCCATAATCGAGAAGGATTACGCGCCCGGCGGAGCTTTCGGGTCGCGTTGGATGGGACTCAATGTCCCGTGGGGCGGATACGGCATTCACGGCACGAACAGGCCGTGGTCCATAGGCACCGCGGCGAGCGCGGGGTGTATCAGGATGTTCAACGAGGACGTGGAGGAGCTCTTCGAGCTCGTCCCCATCAAAACGAGGGTCTTCATTGTGGGTTACGAGCCCGAAGGGGATATTACGCGCGAGCTTGGTCCCGGGGCCACTGGACAGGACGTCCAGGTGCTCCAGTACTACCTAAGACGCGAGGCGTTCGACGCAGGCCCTCTCGACGGCAGGTTCGGCGAGCGTGTCGAGGCGGCGGTGAGGGAGATGCAGAAGTTCTACGGCGTTCCCGTGACCGGCCGCGTGGGGACGAACGAGCTCTATCTGTTGGGCTTGAGGTGA
- a CDS encoding extracellular solute-binding protein — protein MRWLRTAVLALLVLGAIGFAGAVTAVFVRPELMPPGPYHPRGIYYALRGYRVHPWIRVDPVKSYTLKVWSTRWPLFRGGYGYDDLIDETRAEFRALYPNVEVEYVLLRLDEIGEAIAQAVDNNTQPDVCVAPFDPSLVESGAVVPVDAFMDRTVAGDAGAEAFEPRALQALTIEGRVWAWPSWIAVQAWAGNAQLLRKAGVDVERVMTFGWSYDDVLAMARALAAQQVGVDERYRAYPLVLETTSTATLDTLMRAAGKALAVNADGSLAWHGASLAETLSFLEEARDEDAFPEPVPRMGERMLELFWTGRAAVIGPVGPGFARHVRERLERIAKGEFPSAREGVEPVLLPIPHPPGGEANSCTSVTSVMAFRRPGPGGEDAARLAVEFARQLARKEALWLAKEMCVVPAHLGDRQEVLGMIGPDGASERFLTLSAASGTPCGHRSARLALMEKDVRTRAIAPALAEFWEGTLRARDFDAYVARLLASGAPAPERVKRN, from the coding sequence ATGCGATGGCTTCGCACGGCCGTCCTGGCTTTGCTGGTCCTCGGCGCGATCGGGTTCGCCGGCGCTGTGACCGCGGTCTTCGTCAGACCCGAGCTCATGCCGCCGGGGCCGTATCACCCCCGCGGGATTTACTACGCGCTGCGCGGCTACCGTGTTCACCCATGGATCAGGGTGGATCCGGTGAAATCGTACACGCTGAAGGTGTGGAGCACGCGCTGGCCACTGTTCAGAGGTGGGTACGGATACGACGACCTCATCGACGAGACTAGGGCCGAGTTCCGCGCGCTCTACCCTAACGTCGAAGTGGAGTACGTGCTGCTGAGGCTCGACGAGATCGGCGAGGCCATCGCGCAGGCCGTTGACAACAACACGCAGCCGGACGTCTGCGTCGCGCCGTTCGACCCCTCCCTGGTCGAGAGCGGCGCCGTGGTGCCGGTGGACGCGTTCATGGACCGCACCGTGGCGGGTGACGCGGGGGCTGAAGCCTTCGAGCCCCGCGCCCTGCAGGCGCTGACCATCGAGGGTCGAGTGTGGGCGTGGCCCTCGTGGATCGCGGTACAGGCTTGGGCGGGAAACGCCCAGCTTCTCAGGAAAGCTGGCGTTGACGTTGAGCGGGTCATGACTTTCGGGTGGTCGTACGACGACGTCCTCGCGATGGCGCGGGCCCTGGCTGCTCAACAGGTCGGGGTCGATGAGCGCTACCGGGCTTACCCGCTCGTCCTGGAGACGACCTCCACAGCAACTCTGGACACACTCATGAGGGCCGCGGGGAAGGCGCTAGCCGTCAACGCCGACGGCAGCCTGGCCTGGCACGGGGCGTCTCTAGCGGAAACCCTATCCTTTTTGGAGGAGGCAAGGGACGAAGACGCGTTCCCCGAGCCCGTCCCGCGAATGGGCGAGCGCATGCTCGAGCTTTTCTGGACGGGCAGAGCGGCGGTCATAGGACCGGTGGGCCCGGGTTTCGCGCGTCACGTCCGCGAACGCCTGGAGCGGATCGCGAAGGGAGAGTTCCCGTCAGCGCGGGAGGGTGTGGAGCCCGTCCTGCTCCCCATCCCACACCCGCCCGGCGGAGAGGCCAATTCCTGCACATCCGTGACTTCGGTGATGGCGTTCAGGCGTCCGGGCCCTGGCGGAGAAGACGCTGCCCGACTCGCGGTGGAGTTCGCGCGCCAACTCGCGAGGAAGGAGGCGTTGTGGCTCGCAAAGGAGATGTGCGTCGTCCCCGCCCATCTGGGCGACAGGCAGGAGGTGCTCGGGATGATCGGGCCGGACGGAGCGAGCGAACGATTCCTGACCCTGTCGGCCGCATCAGGAACGCCGTGCGGTCACAGGTCCGCCCGCCTTGCTCTCATGGAGAAGGACGTCCGGACGCGGGCGATCGCGCCGGCGCTGGCGGAGTTCTGGGAGGGCACCCTCCGCGCCCGCGATTTCGACGCATACGTGGCGCGGCTTCTCGCCAGCGGGGCGCCTGCGCCGGAGCGGGTGAAGAGGAATTGA
- a CDS encoding radical SAM protein — translation MQSSIVYRLGDSLYINLTNRCTNDCEFCIRRTSDGVGGERLWLDQEPSVEQVIEELEKAPTAHLKEVVFCGFGEPMMRLDEVKAIAKWLKERGMYVRMNTNGHGNLIHGRNVVPELAGLVDCMSISLNASNAAAYDALCHPIYGRQAFKAVISFARECKKHIPRVVLSVVQVPGVSIWGCRRIASKLKAEFRVRHYDSHI, via the coding sequence GTGCAGTCGTCCATCGTGTACAGGCTCGGGGATTCATTGTACATCAATCTCACCAACCGCTGCACAAATGACTGCGAGTTTTGTATCCGCCGCACCTCCGACGGGGTGGGCGGCGAGCGGCTGTGGCTGGACCAGGAGCCTAGCGTGGAGCAGGTTATCGAGGAGCTTGAAAAGGCACCCACGGCCCATCTCAAGGAAGTTGTGTTCTGCGGCTTCGGTGAGCCGATGATGCGCCTGGACGAGGTGAAGGCGATAGCGAAATGGCTCAAGGAGCGCGGGATGTACGTCAGAATGAACACTAACGGCCACGGGAACCTCATACACGGCCGCAACGTAGTGCCCGAGCTCGCTGGCCTTGTGGACTGCATGTCCATAAGCCTCAACGCCTCGAACGCGGCGGCGTATGATGCGCTGTGCCACCCCATATACGGTAGACAAGCCTTTAAAGCGGTGATATCCTTCGCCCGGGAATGCAAGAAACACATTCCCAGGGTGGTACTCAGCGTGGTACAGGTGCCCGGTGTGAGCATATGGGGGTGCCGGAGGATCGCGTCCAAGTTGAAAGCCGAGTTTCGCGTTAGGCACTACGACTCGCACATATGA
- a CDS encoding DUF348 domain-containing protein yields the protein MKSGPYKRRERPSVFTERKREIALVVCTAVLLVTGLAGAAREVKVIVDDQVISVATTALKVGDILRQAGVELHEGDEVTPGVSERVYGSATITVTRAVPVTLAVDGREIKMVTTGPMVKHVLAQAGVLLRPDDKVSPGMEAGLTAGMQIKVIRVTSEVVTKQVRLAYRIEKRSDPSMDRGKTKVLRPGVEGVMEQKVLVTYEDGRPVKEKVLSSKVVRQPVSKLLAVGTRNPVRTLYTSRGAYRYRECYTMLATAYEPGPTSCGRYADGYTAIGMKAEPGVVAVDPRVIPLGTKLYVEGYGPAIAADVGAAIKGNRIDLLFETVEEALRYGKRWVKVYVLEP from the coding sequence ATGAAGTCTGGCCCTTATAAAAGGCGGGAGCGGCCGTCCGTTTTCACCGAGCGAAAGAGGGAGATCGCGCTCGTGGTGTGCACCGCCGTCCTTCTCGTGACGGGCCTTGCTGGTGCCGCCAGGGAGGTCAAGGTCATCGTGGATGACCAAGTCATATCGGTGGCTACAACCGCCCTTAAGGTAGGTGACATCCTGAGGCAGGCCGGGGTCGAGCTCCACGAGGGGGATGAGGTAACACCCGGCGTATCGGAACGTGTGTACGGTTCGGCCACTATCACGGTCACGCGCGCGGTCCCGGTCACGCTGGCTGTGGACGGTCGCGAGATCAAGATGGTCACGACCGGTCCGATGGTGAAACACGTCCTGGCGCAGGCGGGCGTCTTGCTGAGGCCGGACGATAAGGTGAGTCCCGGAATGGAGGCGGGCCTCACCGCCGGGATGCAGATAAAGGTCATCCGCGTGACATCTGAGGTGGTCACCAAGCAGGTGAGGCTGGCTTACCGGATAGAGAAAAGGTCCGATCCCAGCATGGACCGGGGCAAGACGAAGGTGCTCCGGCCCGGCGTAGAGGGCGTCATGGAGCAAAAGGTGCTCGTTACATACGAGGACGGAAGACCGGTCAAGGAGAAGGTGCTCTCCAGCAAAGTAGTGCGGCAGCCCGTGTCGAAGCTCTTGGCGGTGGGAACCCGCAATCCCGTGCGCACCTTGTATACGTCGCGCGGCGCGTACAGGTACCGTGAGTGCTACACAATGCTCGCCACCGCGTACGAGCCGGGCCCGACGAGCTGCGGGAGGTACGCGGACGGGTACACAGCCATAGGCATGAAGGCCGAGCCGGGCGTCGTGGCGGTTGATCCCAGGGTGATCCCCCTTGGAACGAAGCTTTACGTCGAGGGCTACGGCCCAGCCATCGCCGCCGACGTGGGGGCGGCCATCAAGGGCAACAGGATCGACTTGCTTTTCGAGACCGTGGAGGAGGCTCTGCGATACGGAAAGCGATGGGTGAAGGTGTACGTTCTAGAACCGTGA
- the rsmA gene encoding ribosomal RNA small subunit methyltransferase A codes for MGEGVRSRTVKPCARRLRGNPSIRPRKNLGQNFLVDHSWLNVIISAADLGRADAVLEIGAGTGVLTRALAERAAHVIAVELDDRLVESLRTDFRGWPNVDIVHADVLDVCLTELMQFDRLAYRKCKVVANLPYYITSPVILKILDEARFLERVVVLVQKEVAERMVAAPGSKRYGAFSVVVQYRTLPEIVAIVPPDAFRPAPKVDSAVVRLVMRREPAVKVVSEDVLFRVVRAGFGMRRKTLLRALVMAGPGALGLPRADESVIRKAMEMAAVQPERRAETLSLDEFGRLADALLAVAMRVRQEPNGVSSS; via the coding sequence ATGGGTGAAGGTGTACGTTCTAGAACCGTGAAACCCTGCGCCCGCAGGCTGAGGGGCAACCCCTCGATCCGGCCGAGGAAAAACCTCGGCCAGAACTTTCTCGTGGACCATTCTTGGCTGAACGTCATCATCAGCGCGGCCGATCTCGGCCGCGCTGATGCTGTGCTCGAGATCGGGGCGGGCACGGGCGTTCTCACGCGCGCCCTTGCCGAGCGGGCGGCGCACGTCATAGCGGTGGAGCTCGATGACAGGCTCGTTGAGAGCCTCCGGACGGACTTTCGCGGCTGGCCGAACGTGGACATCGTTCATGCTGACGTTTTGGACGTTTGCTTGACAGAGTTAATGCAATTTGATAGACTTGCTTACAGGAAATGCAAGGTCGTTGCGAACCTGCCGTATTACATCACGTCGCCCGTCATCTTGAAGATCCTCGATGAGGCGAGGTTCCTCGAGCGGGTCGTGGTGTTGGTCCAAAAAGAGGTAGCAGAAAGGATGGTTGCCGCTCCGGGCTCGAAAAGGTACGGAGCGTTTTCTGTAGTTGTGCAGTATCGCACGCTTCCTGAGATCGTTGCCATTGTGCCTCCGGATGCGTTCCGACCTGCACCGAAGGTGGACTCAGCGGTGGTGCGCCTTGTCATGCGGCGCGAGCCGGCAGTGAAGGTGGTCAGCGAGGATGTGCTGTTTCGCGTGGTGAGGGCGGGGTTCGGCATGAGGCGCAAGACGCTCCTACGGGCGCTAGTCATGGCGGGGCCTGGCGCCCTGGGCCTTCCGAGAGCGGACGAGAGCGTCATCCGGAAGGCCATGGAGATGGCAGCCGTTCAGCCGGAGAGACGGGCGGAGACCCTGAGCCTCGATGAGTTCGGCAGGCTAGCTGACGCACTCCTTGCAGTTGCCATGAGGGTCAGGCAAGAGCCCAACGGGGTTTCATCCTCCTGA
- the yabG gene encoding sporulation peptidase YabG translates to MELIKVGDAVSRKSHGSDVIFAVIRILTGPARRAIAVLKGLNARLVADAPLADLVRVHERDIESAREQVHRISRESLEKVFLRRMAEEISATGFRGRAADALPPGVNYGKMPGRVLHLDGDGDYLGNCMRYYRELGVPAVGEHVPEEAQADRVVPLIRAYLPDILVLTGHDGLIARRGDRAKLENYRTSRFFVEAVKRARQVEPDKDALVIVAGACQSHYEAILEAGANFASSPERVFIHCYDPILVAEKVAFTPFDSVVYVSHAIENTVSGIKGIGGIETKGKLRLSLPDTSSRVTTESA, encoded by the coding sequence GTGGAGCTTATCAAGGTAGGAGACGCGGTCTCTCGGAAATCGCACGGGTCTGACGTCATATTCGCGGTCATCAGGATCCTGACAGGCCCTGCACGTCGCGCCATAGCGGTCCTCAAGGGGCTGAACGCACGCCTTGTGGCGGACGCGCCGCTTGCGGACCTCGTGCGCGTGCATGAGAGGGACATAGAGTCCGCCCGGGAGCAGGTGCACAGGATTTCCAGGGAGTCCCTGGAGAAGGTGTTCCTGCGCCGGATGGCGGAGGAGATCAGCGCGACTGGCTTCAGAGGACGAGCAGCCGATGCACTTCCCCCAGGCGTTAACTACGGGAAGATGCCCGGCCGTGTCCTTCACCTCGACGGGGACGGGGATTACCTAGGGAACTGCATGAGGTATTACCGTGAGCTCGGGGTGCCCGCCGTGGGGGAGCACGTTCCCGAGGAGGCCCAAGCGGACAGAGTTGTTCCCTTGATCCGGGCTTATTTGCCGGATATCCTCGTGCTCACCGGGCATGATGGGCTAATCGCGCGCAGGGGTGACAGGGCGAAGCTCGAGAACTACCGCACGTCGCGGTTCTTCGTGGAAGCAGTGAAACGCGCGCGCCAGGTGGAGCCGGACAAGGACGCACTGGTCATAGTAGCCGGGGCGTGCCAGTCCCACTACGAAGCCATCTTGGAGGCTGGTGCCAACTTCGCGAGCTCGCCCGAGAGGGTGTTCATCCACTGCTACGACCCGATCCTCGTGGCCGAGAAAGTGGCGTTCACGCCCTTTGACAGCGTGGTATATGTGAGTCACGCCATCGAGAACACAGTGAGCGGTATCAAGGGCATCGGCGGGATAGAGACCAAAGGTAAGCTTCGGCTCAGCCTGCCGGATACTTCGTCGAGGGTCACGACTGAATCCGCGTGA
- a CDS encoding Veg protein produces MAARNALEDIKRDLESFVGKTITLRANQGRKRVLETEGVLENTYPRVFVVKLSEKPGVVKRVSYTYADVLTETVKLSVRYRDRERRIGCAG; encoded by the coding sequence ATGGCAGCCAGAAACGCTCTTGAGGATATCAAGAGAGACCTGGAATCATTCGTCGGCAAGACCATCACGCTGCGAGCAAACCAGGGTCGCAAACGGGTCCTCGAGACCGAGGGGGTTCTTGAGAACACGTACCCAAGAGTGTTCGTAGTGAAGTTGTCTGAGAAGCCGGGAGTAGTCAAGCGTGTCTCGTACACTTACGCCGACGTGCTTACAGAAACGGTGAAGCTATCGGTGCGGTACAGGGACCGCGAGAGAAGAATCGGTTGCGCGGGCTAA
- a CDS encoding sporulation protein: MAVLASSAQTLAATYYTTTKGSTYYGTTYYSGSSNSYYFSGSNNSGYYYSGNAGTGSSGNYGSYGGTYYSGGSYSGSGGTYYYSSGSNSGNTWYYYSSGSYTPSRPVPQPSPQPTPQPTPQPAPQPSPTPGLSADEQRMIDLVNQERAKAGLAPLAVDMTLVDLARKKSQDMVANNYFSHTSPTYGDPFTMMTNAGVSYRTAGENIAGAPTVDQAHAALMNSAGHRQNILNPNYNKIGVGVATGGPYGKMFTQLFIGTW; this comes from the coding sequence ATCGCGGTCCTTGCCTCATCGGCACAGACACTCGCGGCGACGTACTACACAACCACGAAAGGCTCCACGTATTACGGGACGACCTACTACTCCGGCAGCAGCAACTCCTATTACTTCAGTGGCTCGAATAACTCCGGCTACTATTACAGCGGCAACGCCGGCACCGGCAGCAGCGGGAACTACGGGAGCTACGGTGGCACATATTACAGCGGCGGCTCTTACTCAGGTTCCGGAGGTACATACTACTATAGTTCCGGGTCCAACTCGGGAAACACCTGGTACTACTATAGCAGCGGCTCGTACACACCATCGAGGCCGGTGCCTCAGCCTTCGCCTCAACCGACCCCCCAGCCCACGCCCCAACCGGCGCCGCAGCCTAGCCCGACTCCGGGTCTCAGCGCTGACGAGCAGCGCATGATCGACCTCGTCAACCAGGAGAGGGCGAAAGCGGGCCTTGCACCGCTTGCCGTCGACATGACGCTCGTCGATCTCGCCCGCAAGAAGAGCCAGGATATGGTCGCCAACAACTACTTCAGCCACACGTCGCCCACATACGGGGATCCTTTCACAATGATGACCAACGCGGGCGTGAGCTACCGCACAGCCGGCGAGAACATCGCAGGCGCGCCCACGGTCGACCAGGCCCACGCCGCCCTCATGAACAGCGCGGGACACAGGCAAAACATCCTCAATCCCAACTACAACAAGATAGGCGTGGGAGTGGCAACCGGCGGTCCGTACGGAAAGATGTTCACCCAGCTCTTCATAGGCACCTGGTGA
- a CDS encoding glycosyltransferase — protein MSLVDLIDIGPIFEAVGYAEVNRNIVLHLHKLGVDIRVKPKPLGPVHVDLDPATRAILEKMVRNVRITRAPALFVFLGGFFEREPGCYSIGLTMLETDRIPQDWVARCNLMDEVWVPSTFNRETFISSGVEEAKVRVMPLGVDKNRFHPGVSPMPIPGRRGFAFLSVFEWIPRKGYDILLRAYLEEFRPDEDVCLILRVHDNSAYDPAGSRIKSEIFAFQRAAGKEAGPPILVIPSVMSASDIPRLYAAADCFVLPTRGEGWNMTAIEAMACGLPTICTGWSSHLDFMTRETSLLVDVECLEPVPAFGIPNDKVYAGSRWARPSVAHLRALMRWVYENRSKAKEIGMRGCRDVLQRFTWEKAATRMFARLQEIQGNEPGGPRPQGPALRPVLPGGPIPASMPGPAASRRRAGAGGGMSFPRGVSVELGSGEGRPGTVLMVAPSLGKPCGISDYTMSLVEHLRRCGVSATVAGPGWREAVLASITKSAAAGGSLGHSPQTHGGDLGGRIDIVHFQYEFVLYDFNELTSTVAALRAAGVPVVATAHDFVPGLWRYNEVVARLFSRIIVHSQKAHDAYCGAGADPARVVVIPMGCTRYELDGEAPDIGSRPAVGFFGFCLPHKGMIELAMAAQEVRRSYPGLRCFMLSSVAPYPSSRAFATTLVETMDRLGLAESVTLIGDYLPEREVVRFLHAMDVNVLPYRDHGLIGTSAAARTVMAARKPMIVTDVPFFSDLGPEVYKIPSADPGEIAKALRRVLSDPELRAELVQRMDEYLERNDWSVAAMRHAAMYKQVLQEATPRGMAEVSSRVP, from the coding sequence ATGTCTCTCGTGGACCTGATAGATATCGGCCCGATATTCGAGGCCGTAGGATACGCTGAGGTTAATAGGAATATCGTGCTGCACCTCCATAAGCTTGGCGTCGACATCCGCGTGAAGCCAAAGCCGCTAGGGCCCGTCCATGTTGACCTGGATCCGGCCACGCGCGCCATTCTGGAAAAGATGGTTCGGAACGTCCGCATCACCCGAGCGCCTGCTCTCTTCGTTTTCCTCGGGGGGTTCTTCGAACGCGAACCGGGATGCTATTCCATCGGTCTCACTATGCTGGAGACCGACCGGATACCGCAGGACTGGGTCGCACGGTGCAACCTCATGGATGAGGTCTGGGTTCCGTCCACGTTCAACCGCGAGACCTTCATCTCAAGCGGTGTTGAAGAGGCCAAGGTGCGGGTAATGCCGCTTGGCGTTGACAAGAACAGGTTCCACCCGGGGGTCTCGCCCATGCCCATCCCTGGGCGGAGAGGATTCGCGTTCCTCTCGGTGTTCGAGTGGATCCCGCGAAAAGGCTACGACATACTGCTCCGCGCGTACCTTGAGGAGTTCCGCCCGGATGAGGACGTCTGTCTCATCCTGCGGGTTCACGACAACTCCGCGTATGACCCTGCTGGTTCCCGCATAAAGTCAGAGATCTTCGCGTTCCAGCGCGCTGCGGGGAAGGAGGCGGGCCCGCCGATACTCGTCATCCCCTCGGTTATGAGCGCCTCGGACATCCCGCGGCTCTATGCAGCCGCTGACTGCTTTGTGCTGCCGACCCGGGGCGAGGGTTGGAACATGACCGCCATCGAGGCGATGGCGTGCGGCCTTCCAACGATATGTACCGGCTGGTCGTCGCACCTTGATTTCATGACGCGGGAAACCAGCCTGCTCGTGGACGTCGAATGCCTGGAGCCGGTGCCCGCGTTCGGGATACCGAACGACAAGGTATACGCGGGCTCTCGCTGGGCCAGACCGAGCGTGGCCCACCTTCGGGCGCTCATGCGCTGGGTCTACGAGAACCGAAGCAAAGCCAAGGAGATCGGCATGCGGGGGTGCAGGGACGTTCTCCAGAGGTTTACGTGGGAGAAGGCGGCGACGCGTATGTTCGCGAGGCTTCAAGAGATCCAGGGAAACGAGCCGGGCGGGCCGCGCCCCCAGGGTCCGGCGTTGCGTCCGGTATTGCCCGGTGGCCCGATACCGGCTTCGATGCCGGGGCCGGCGGCCTCTAGGCGCCGCGCAGGCGCCGGCGGCGGGATGAGCTTCCCGCGCGGCGTCTCGGTTGAGCTGGGCTCCGGGGAGGGGCGGCCAGGCACAGTCCTTATGGTGGCTCCGTCCTTGGGAAAGCCCTGCGGCATCTCGGATTACACGATGTCGCTCGTGGAGCACCTGCGCCGTTGCGGTGTGAGCGCGACCGTCGCAGGCCCCGGCTGGAGGGAGGCCGTCTTGGCATCCATCACGAAGTCGGCCGCTGCCGGCGGTTCTCTCGGCCATTCCCCGCAGACGCACGGCGGAGACCTGGGAGGCCGCATAGACATCGTTCACTTTCAATACGAGTTCGTTCTGTACGATTTCAACGAGCTCACGTCCACCGTGGCGGCGCTTCGTGCCGCGGGCGTGCCGGTGGTGGCAACCGCACACGACTTCGTTCCGGGCCTTTGGCGCTACAACGAGGTGGTCGCGAGGCTGTTCTCCCGCATCATCGTGCACTCGCAAAAGGCGCATGACGCATACTGCGGGGCCGGTGCAGACCCGGCACGGGTCGTAGTCATCCCCATGGGCTGCACGAGGTACGAGCTGGATGGGGAGGCTCCGGACATCGGTAGTAGGCCCGCCGTGGGCTTTTTCGGGTTTTGCCTGCCTCACAAGGGGATGATTGAGCTCGCCATGGCGGCGCAGGAGGTCCGTCGCAGTTATCCAGGCTTAAGATGCTTCATGCTGTCGTCCGTGGCGCCCTACCCCAGCTCACGCGCGTTCGCCACCACGCTTGTGGAAACCATGGATCGCCTTGGGCTTGCTGAAAGCGTGACGCTCATCGGCGACTACCTTCCGGAACGCGAGGTCGTGAGATTCTTGCATGCGATGGACGTGAACGTGCTTCCCTACCGCGACCACGGGCTCATCGGAACGTCAGCTGCCGCCCGGACGGTGATGGCCGCGAGGAAGCCGATGATCGTTACTGACGTGCCGTTCTTCTCAGACCTGGGGCCGGAGGTGTATAAAATCCCATCGGCGGATCCCGGCGAGATCGCGAAAGCGCTCAGAAGAGTCCTCAGCGACCCCGAGCTCCGTGCCGAACTCGTGCAGCGGATGGACGAGTACCTGGAACGCAACGACTGGTCCGTCGCTGCGATGAGGCACGCGGCCATGTACAAGCAGGTCCTCCAGGAGGCCACGCCTCGCGGCATGGCGGAGGTGTCGTCGCGTGTACCATAA